The genomic region TATTAGAGGGTTTTCAACTTTTAGTCGATCCTAACTTTTACGGTAAATATTATTCTTTTATTGCATTCAAAAATTTAATGGATATGGATGATAAATGGGTATTTCTAAAATTTAAATGTGTTGAATGGCTAAATGTATACGGAATAGTTGGAGGGAGTAATGCTGAAATTGAAGATAGAATATCCTTTATGAGAAAGACTCTTGGAGAGCCAGTAATGCAGTATACTCCCCTTCAACAACCTTTGCCACCTAAGGAACTCGACATAAAAATAGTTAAAGCATTGCAAGAAGACCCTAGAGCGTCGACTGCAGAAATTTCAAAGAAATTAGGAATAGATAGTAAAATAGTAATAAAAAGACTAAAAATCATGAAAAATAGAGGATATATATCTGTGATACCTAAAATAAATATACCAAAGAGTGGAATGTCAGTATTTTCTATGTTCTCTAAAAGGGTTCCAGAAATAAGGGCCATTCTTTCTCCTTGCAGAGTCTTGGAAATTGTGGATAAGAATAACGTGGGTATAGAAGTTTGTCTAACTGAAAACATAGAAAATGTGAGGAATTATGTAAGAGCAGTTAGAGAAAAAGATAAGGAAGCTGACGTGATGATCATATATGATATAAATACGAAGGGTATCGTAGAATAGTATCAGCAAGAATAAAATATCTAATTTCCTATAATTTGTATGGAAAAGATTTCTCCTTATAGCGGAGATCTTTATGAAGGTCCGATTTGGCATCCAACAGAAAACGTACTTTATTGGGTCAATATCTTAGCTGGGACAATTCATAGACTAGATTTAAAGAAATCGACTTATCTTGAAATAAAACTTAAAGATTACGTAAGTTCAATTTCACCTAGAGTGACAGGAGGATTAATTGCAACTTCTGATCAAGGTTTTTATGCAGTAAACCTTGATGGCGATGTTAAAGAAATTTATAAAGTAAAAGACTGGGATCCAAGAAATAGGTTTAATGACGGAAAATGCGATGCTGTAGGGAGATATTGGATAGGTACGATGAATTTGGAAGAAAAATATCCTACAGCAGGCTTTTATGTTTTAGATACCGATCTTTCGTTTAAGAAAGTCCTAGATAACGTAACGATTTCCAACGGTCTAGCCTGGAGCTCTGATAATAAAACTTTATATTATATTGATACGCCTACTAAGAAAATTTTCGAGTTTGATTTTGATCTAGAGAAAGGTAAAATAAGTAATAAGAGAACCCTTATAGATTTATCGTCAATTCAAGGAAGTCCTGACGGAATGACTATAGATTCCAAGGATAATTTGTGGGTAGCTTTATTTGGAGGAGGTAAAGTTATAAAAATTGATACAAAAACTAAGGAAATTGTTGACGAGATTCCAGTTCCTACTCCTAATGTTACTTCAGTAACTTTTGGTGGTGAAAATCTTTCAACACTTTATATTACGACTGCTAAAATTCATTTAACAACTCCAGACGAAAATGCAGGTTATGTTTACGCCGAAAAGGTGTCTGCAACTGGTACTAAAATTAATTTTTGCGGAATTTAGTATCTAACATATGATATTAGTAACAACCTTTGGCTTTGACGAGAAATTTCAGATAAGGGCAGTGCTCAATTACGGTAAGAATATAGAAAAAGTGATAATAGTAACGTCTATTACAGACAGCGATAAAGTTAAGAAAGCATTATCATCGTTTACAACATTTCTCGATAATTCGTCAATAAGTTACGAAATAGTCAAAGTAGATCCTATAAATTTTATAAATTCTGTCGCAGTAATAGCATATTATTTACCGACAGATAAGAAAATTATTGCAAATCTAAGCGGAGGTATGAGAGCTATAATAATGGAGACGCTTACAGCTTTGGCATTAAAAGGAGTAGACGCTGATGTCGAAATAGAAACAGAAGATTTTCAAGGTAAAATTTCTTTTAAAGTATCTGATCTTACCAGGGGTGATATAAATACTGATCATCTTCTTATACTAAGGGAAATATGGAGAGGGAATAGAAGTATTTATAAGTTGGCAAAAGCTACTGGAATGTCGACATCTGCTGTAAGCAGAAAGCTTTCAAAACTATTAAAATATGGCTATATTAGAAGGGAAGACACTAGTTATATTTTAAATAATAAAGGAATGATAATGGCACTAATGATGGAAATGGCAGACGAAAACGCTTAGCTTACCGATTTAAGCTTTTCAATTATCTTTCTTATTCTATCCTTCTCTTCAGAATTTAACGAATCCCAGTTATCTAAGATATAGTCTACCAATGATTCAAGTTCTGTTATCGCATTATCTATTCTTCTCTCTTTAGGAATCCCTCCTAGTAATTCTTTACCTTTATTAGTTAGACCGTAGTATTTTTTAGTTCCTTCTGTTTTCACAACTTCTATTAATCCTTCAGCCTCCAATTCTCTTATCATAGGATAAACTGATCCAGGAGAAGGCCTCCACATTCCCATA from Acidianus ambivalens harbors:
- a CDS encoding Lrp/AsnC family transcriptional regulator — its product is MDELDKKILLYLFRDGRISIRSLASLLNLTPPTVLYRIKNLEKEEILEGFQLLVDPNFYGKYYSFIAFKNLMDMDDKWVFLKFKCVEWLNVYGIVGGSNAEIEDRISFMRKTLGEPVMQYTPLQQPLPPKELDIKIVKALQEDPRASTAEISKKLGIDSKIVIKRLKIMKNRGYISVIPKINIPKSGMSVFSMFSKRVPEIRAILSPCRVLEIVDKNNVGIEVCLTENIENVRNYVRAVREKDKEADVMIIYDINTKGIVE
- a CDS encoding SMP-30/gluconolactonase/LRE family protein — its product is MEKISPYSGDLYEGPIWHPTENVLYWVNILAGTIHRLDLKKSTYLEIKLKDYVSSISPRVTGGLIATSDQGFYAVNLDGDVKEIYKVKDWDPRNRFNDGKCDAVGRYWIGTMNLEEKYPTAGFYVLDTDLSFKKVLDNVTISNGLAWSSDNKTLYYIDTPTKKIFEFDFDLEKGKISNKRTLIDLSSIQGSPDGMTIDSKDNLWVALFGGGKVIKIDTKTKEIVDEIPVPTPNVTSVTFGGENLSTLYITTAKIHLTTPDENAGYVYAEKVSATGTKINFCGI
- the csa3 gene encoding CRISPR-associated CARF protein Csa3, producing the protein MILVTTFGFDEKFQIRAVLNYGKNIEKVIIVTSITDSDKVKKALSSFTTFLDNSSISYEIVKVDPINFINSVAVIAYYLPTDKKIIANLSGGMRAIIMETLTALALKGVDADVEIETEDFQGKISFKVSDLTRGDINTDHLLILREIWRGNRSIYKLAKATGMSTSAVSRKLSKLLKYGYIRREDTSYILNNKGMIMALMMEMADENA
- a CDS encoding PadR family transcriptional regulator, translating into MQNNIKFELRTYHVHFHRGRGLRQIILYLLYTNGPLTGAEIMEKVEESSMGMWRPSPGSVYPMIRELEAEGLIEVVKTEGTKKYYGLTNKGKELLGGIPKERRIDNAITELESLVDYILDNWDSLNSEEKDRIRKIIEKLKSVS